The nucleotide sequence TTTTAGAAGAAAAAAGATCAGAGACCAGTCTGTTTTGCCTTGTTTGATAGTTCTAGCCTCGATACAGAGTATTATACTGTATCCGGATAAAAAGGTTACTAGAAAAACGTGGTTCCAGGtaatttgtaatatttgcaAGAATCTTGCCTGGTAAATTAGTCGGTCTAACATCTGGAACAAAATTCAAGCTATTTCGTCCACTCGGAGAAAAAGGTTGTCCCGTTCGAGAAAGCGTTCGAATACACTATTATTACTCGCTCTATGTAGGACCCATTGATACGTAGCGAACGAGGCAAACTTTACGAGGGGGGAGAAGAAGTCATCCGCAAAAACGGAAAACGGTCCCGCAGCATTTTCTGCGACAACAAAAATCGTTGTCCTCGTTCCGTCGCGGCCGCGGACGGCCGAACACGGTTTTACGATTACGCTCGGAAGAATGGTAAAGGTCGCGTTCAAGAAGGTGCACGCCCCGAAATAATGGCCGTGGTAAAAAGTGGAAGCGGCCGATTTCTCCTTTTGTGCGTCGCAAAAGTACGTTTCACGCGTGTCCCGCCGGGCTAATGCCCGGTGATTCGCCCGCGGATTCCTATGCTCCACTGATCCACTGGGCGATTCTTTGCAGGCTGCAATAACGCCGCTTAATAATCCGTTGCCAACGACGTAGTCGTTTCGCGACCGAACGAACCGCCTCTCCTCCCCGGTAAACGACGCAAAAATTACAGAATCTCCGGCGAAAGAAAAGACACActttcgcggcgcggcggggcgggCAAGACGCGGGCGCCGAGCACAATGGGTGACTGTGTCTCTGGAACCAGTCCGGACGTCGAAAAACATAATTGCCGGACTAGGAAGTGTGTCGGCTGATTTACATGAGACCATCCTGCCCCGGTGTTTTCTAATCCCGGAGACATTGCGAGGCGGCTGATCGACTTTGGCTGTCGGCCATAATTGTCGCTGTGCATAATTCGCCTAATTGTACCGTGGATGCATCGTCTTCGAAAAAATACGGCGACTCGCGATAAGTGTTTGAACAGCTTTTCGAACGGTATAAGCTTTTTGGAAGTCGACGAAATGTCTGGAGTTTTAGATCTTCGAGCGACTAGTTTAACAGATATGCAACACAATTTTTTTATAAACCAGGATTGTATTTTTTTAGATTTTTTAACGCGAATCGTAGCATAAAAATTTAGACAATTAGTTCCGTAGGTTTCTAAGAAGACTGCAAGGATTTAATTACATGTATTGCTGCGTGTTCTCCCATTGTTGTTAACACGGTGATGAGTTATGTTTATCGGTTATTGAAGGAACACTGAATTGTTGCAGtttaaatataaatctcgtCGAGGAGGCCGCGTTTTTAGAAAACGATCCCCTATCCGGCAAAGCGACGCGAACGGGAACCGAGGGTGCATTCGAGAGCACTGGCACGAGCGCATCTTATTAAGCAGTTGCATAAGGACAGTAATGAACCGCGTTTTCCAGCGTGTTTTTATAGAAGGACTATTTTTAGAAAGGTGATCCGGACGATTAGAAAATGCCGTAACCGATTCAGCTCGACCTTGTGATTTTTATAGCTGTTTGTTCTAGGTCATGAACGGATTATCTCGTGTTCGGTTCTATGCGCTAATGTCGAGCTATCTCTATTATCGTTGATAAAAAAAACAACTTGGAGTACTTTGAACAAAAAAATTGTACTATCTCGAAATCGTGGTCGTCAATCGTCGACGAGCTAATTGCTCAGAGGCGAATTATtcttacagtaaattcttctcaATTGACCCTCAACTTGtacgcaaaaatgaacaatctagGAAAAGTAGGTACAATTATTCTTTCATGTTATTATTtgtattgggattatggaatgaaaatgaatatgattctaattcttttcttaaaaaggactttattttattcctttattgagagaatgtattggcgaaaacgatcgagcgaccaaactctactgagagtccggcaagaaaaaaacgcttcttttataccctttttgggttcgtcttgtccaccgatcagagacgttttatttgtcgcgtttcacatcgtatacgtgacgctgggacccccaaacagtcagggtacgatgtatatctaatggtaccggtgatgatgtatcgcggtatctactatatacagtttacatcaccgtcgttgcccgctgagggaaccgacgaaaatgtaaaccgatatcttagtatcttagtattaagtaaactatagattaatttttgttcgaggctaaaatttcaacaatttgtATAGTCACCGATCGtcgatgactataaaaacaagccgaaTTAGGGAGCAATTattgtacaatccgagcgtcgattaggagaGAGTTCGCTGCAGCCGAACCGGCGAATTGTTTCTGAATTTCCAGCGATATAGTAATTCGTTGTTAATCGAATGCAACGCCGTAGATGTAACACCGTCTGGCGTTACGATTGTCAGGGTCGCGCAAGGTCAGGCATTAAAGACACGTCGTTTATAATAGATAAGAACGTACACAGCGCGTAGAACGTGACTCAGTCGTCAGGCATTACGATGCCATAGTGTGTTTGCCTTCTGAATTATGGTGAACACAGGCCGATAGTAACAGAAGATGGTCGTTCGAGATATTGCGATCACGTACCGATCCTCGCGCCGATGTTAATCGTCTCGTTTATTCCGCGACCGATTTTTCCGAACGATCTCTCTTCAGggtggaggggggaggggggtaaaTGCAGGGCGAAGCACGTCGCAGTTATCCATTGTCTTTTTCACGTTTCAGATACAAACCAACGAGATTATGGGGTTTCAGCGGCCACGTGCAGACCATAGTCCACAGTATAATCGGACGTGTCCGTTGTCCTTGGCCGATTGGCGGACGAGTTTACATCGGCCTTCCGGACGACACCACCCTCACCTACGATCTTTATCAGCCGTTGACCAATGACTACGAAGGTCGGTTCCGTTTGGCCAAAGGACACGTGAACACGCGCGTCGCGCTTCCAGCGATTACAATGTTACAGAGCAATCGCACGGTTTTTGTAATTTATGGGTTCCCGCgaagaaatcatttttttcccCGAACAAAATGCGTCCGATTGAAACCGCGAAGAACCCGTCGAAGAACTGTTGCACTAATTAAAACTTCCGAAGATTGTCCTCGTGCGTCGGCACGTGTGCCCGCGAGCCAGACAATTTGTTATTAAAAACGCGCGATTGCAACTCGTTTGCATGAGAATTGTTCCGTGTTCCTTGCGGTTCATGCATATTTAACGTGCCTCAATCGTGCCAGTTCCAATCAATAATCTTTACCGAACGGTTCGAATGGTCCGTTTACGATGCAAACGAGCTGCATATTGAACGTTCTGCAACATAGTTCCCCGTTGCCCCAGACAATGTTGCAACCGGCGTGTGCAACAGCCATGGCCGGTGATTTTTGCAGCTgcgaatatacagagtgtcccaaaaatgtctcgcaatccgaaagtggcgggttcctcggatcattcgaagcaacttcttcctttacaaaaatgttctccgaggcaccgttaacgagttattaacgaaaagcagtgaccaataagaatcgagtacggctgacgcgagtcggcccagccagccagcgcacgaagcccagttccgctcattggctcggtcgcctcgcgccagccgagctcgcctctcattggtcactgtttttcgttaataactcgttaacggtgcctcggagaaaatttttgtaaaagaaaaagttgcttcgaatgacccgaggaacccgccactttcggattgcgaggcatttttgggacactgtaTATCGGTGTTGCAAGCAGAGAATTTGGCATCGTTTTGACCATCTTTGCGACACGATCGAACCTTGATGCAGGCAACAAAGTGGAAACCAGTTCAACGGGTCCTGCAATTCCATAGAGAGTCTCGGTTCGAGGAGTTGCAGCATTGTCGGGGCACGGGGAACTCGCGTGATCTGTTCGTCGCGCGAACCATGCTATTCAACGTTCTGCAACGTGATTTTTTTTCTGTTGCCGCAGATGATGTTACCATCGCCATTTGTCCTGGTATCTGCAACAGCTCCGAGAGCGTCTATATCAGAACGTTTGTGCACTTTGTCCAGTGCCATGGGTATCGATGTGCAGTACTTAATCATGTCGGGGTCCTCTCCAGCGTAAAGGTCACCGCGCCACGAATTTTTTCGTACGGTAGGTGAACGTCCTGATGTTTCGATGATCGATCTTCGTTCGTATCAATGGCAACTTTCTAGACCAATTTGCGAAGCGGGGTCCCCCTCGGGCCACGTTTTAACTCTCATCCGTACGTCACGGGGTCTATGGTGTCACGGTGTCAAGGTTCGGCTGGGCAAAAGCACGCGTCGACCGACATTTTTCGTGGAAAAATTCGTCTACGAGCAGACGTGTCGATATGTTCGCGTCCTCGACAATGAGAAGACGTAATTCTCGCTGATTCGATGGTTCACATTTGCATGCTTAAAAACATGTAGAACATACAAATGTATACTAATCTATTCACTCGGACGATATGATAGAATGAAACGATATCATAAGAAAGTTGCATACGATTTTCTGCTTGGAATCGGACTTTCAAATTACGGTGGTCATCAGCCGAGCATGTGTCGAAGTGAAGATAATACGTGCAAAAATTTCCGGTATGCATAACGTATCGAATTTTTCTAGTCTAGTAAGCCGCATTTCCATGAAGACGCGTCGGCTTTCAACAAATTTTCCTGTTTCCAGAGAAGATTTGCACGAATAATCGCGGTCTACCGATAAGTCATTACTTAACATATTATCAGGCTGTCACACCACTGACCTAAGTTACTATGCAATCAAATTAATTGATTCGATGATATCAAAGCCGGACagtttaaaattaataattaacacaCTGACAAAGCAGTATATTTGGAACGATTTCTAATGAAATGTGAATGCGtactaaataaattaatttagacTTTCGGAGATATTCAATGAAGCCTGTGAAAACTTCATCAATTTAACCATTATCGCTTGATTTCGATGACACAGATGCGTGAAATTTCACGTATACGTTTAGTTTCATTAAGGAGATGACTTTCCTCCGGCTAGCCTCCGAATTAAACGTCCGAAGGAATTTAATCTTCTTTAAAACGAACGAAAGAATTTGCGAATTCGGTAATTTGCATGGGCATTGCACTGCATCGTCGACCTGACACCGTGGAGCAAATTGAGTTTGGCTAACGATGAACGAACGAGGGTTAAATATTCAATGACCCCAGCGGGATAGTCAGGCTGCTTTAATTGAATCTGTAATGAACTTTCTGTAGGCCATACGGAGGACTATCACGTGATGCTGCAGAGCCTGATAGAGAAGCACCCAAACACGAAGATCGTGTGCATCGGGTTCAGCTTAGGTGGCAACCTGGTGACCAAGTACCTGGGTGAACGGGGATCGAACAAGTTGTCGAACATAATCGGTGGTATATCGATTTGTCAGGGATACAACGCCCTCGAGTAAGTAGAACGATCTTCACCAGAGATCTTCCCTGAACAAATCTGTTCGAGGGCGAACGCGAAGCTCCGCTTGACTGCTGGACTTCCGGCAGTCTTCACCCTAGAACTACCGAGCTCTAAACGCggctaattataataattaatatattaaacttaataaataatcaattaatatatataaacttAATATATTAAAACTAAACTAATattaaacttcgtacgatttatattataatgtatacttCGATAAAAAAGCGTACCTAAGAATCTCTTCCAGaaatatatgtattttatattatatatattatattatgtattttattattatttgtattgtattatgtattatacatatgtatttttataatatcaggaaccgtgaaagaaaaaatcggaaatcgatcatttttactggtttggtagttctagcgttaattaACCACCGAAAATAGAGCAACGTTAACGAAGATTCAGTGAATATTGCATTGTCCGTTCCACTTTCAATTAGTCGGCCACACAGAGACTCTTTCGTTCCCTGGATCGTGGAGTCATAAACTCATTTTATGTGTGACCAGAGTTCCACTAACGTGCCAAGCCTAAGAACGCATAATTTAGTTTTACCATGTTTTAGACTGTTCGGTTGTTAACATGTTCACCGTTCACTGACCCCCATGTAGGTCGTTGGACCAAGAATCTATGCACGAACTTGTCCATAAATATCGCATTTTTGTGACAAGCATTGTTCAAAACTGTGAAAGCTCTTGTTTCCTAATTTTCCACTTCTAGCTGACTGTAATTCTaaagaaatgaaatattttgttaCCGGTCTCCTGTTTCTTGCAGTCAGCGCAGACAATTGTAATGCACAAAGATTCACAGACTAACGATGATATTTAGCAATAGTCCATAAACGTGCGATTTTTATAGATAATCTCTGTTAAGGCATCTATTTCCTGCAATAGTACAAAGATATTCAATGTTTGCCGCTCTTGATAATGTCTTTGCAAACAATGCAACTGATACAAAACGAGACGATTAAAGTTTATTGTTTGTTTATCGTTTGTATATGATTAATGTTTATCGTTTGTATATGATTAAAGTTTATTGTTCACTGTTTTTCTGTTCAGAGGTACGAAGTTCCTACTTAACTGGCAAAACTTCCGACGCTTTTACCTCTACATAATGTCGGAGTCCGTGAAAAGTATTATCCTTAAGCATAAGCACGTACTGCTATCCGAGGAAGTTAAGCAGAAGTACAACTTAAACGAACGCGACATCATTTCCGCGGCGACGCTGCCGGAACTGGACGAAGCGTACACGAGAAAGGTGAAAAATACTATCGACGTGTCTAGTAATTAACAGAATTACAGCTTGCGCTGCGTGCGCTCTAGATTTTATGCAAGCCGCGCAGTAACAATTGCGCACACGAATTAATTCTTATTGTTTGCAAAACAGGTGCACAATTTCAGATCGGTGTcggaaatgtacaaatggagtAGCTCTATTTTTTACCTCGACAACATAACAACACCCATGGTGTTCATCAACGCGTTGGACGACCCCATTGTACCTGACAAATTGCTGGAACCCATGAAGGAACACGCCAGTGAGTGATCGTTCGGTTCATTTGTAATTCATCGGCGGGGAATCATTATGGCTGGGTCCGAGGAACCGACCTTGGCGGACCTTGGCCAATGTAGGCCATTGCCATGGCTCCGTTTACCCGAGAAACGTGACACACGGGACACGTTGGCCAAGCTATCTTACCTCGGATAGAACGCTTTATCGCTCCTCTGTAATATCCGTATCGCAATTTGCGTTTATTCGAGACCTTCGAAAAATATCAATGCCCGCATAGACGAAAGTTTCCGGGAACTTCGAATATTTATAAAGTAGAAAATTTGTGATAACGATAAGAGATGCAAATTCTTGACGATTTATATGGCAGAAAGCGCCCTTACTATTTGCTACTTAAAGTAACATTTGAAATTGCGAGTTTCCCGGTCTGCTTCGAATATTTATGAAGTTCGTGATTGCGATAACGACGAGGAGATACATATTTATGACAATTTATATGGCAATAAGCATCGCTCGTTATCGCTACTTAAAGTAACATTTGAGGTAATTATTGAACGGCGACTCTTTTTCGTTGCAGAAAACCACTCCAACACGATATACATAGAACTGGCACATGGCGGGCATCTTGGCTTTTACGAGGGTGGCTTGCTGTATCCGAACCCCATAACATGGCTGGACCGTACTTTGGTGTCTCTGGTAGGGTCGCTGACACTGGCCCACGCAGACATGTCATTGAAAGCCTCTTAACCGtattcattgtcattgtcacgCTCACACCTTGTAAGTAAGTCATTTAACCGCCGACTGGCGCCGCTCATAATCGACGACCTAAACGCGACCATAACTCGCGTGCTCGATTCCGCTTGAAACCCCCCGGAACGACGGTCCTGTGTACGCGAAACGATCGAGCTGGATCGTTACACCGCTGGCTCGGATCTAGAGCCGAGAAGTGATTTTTTTGTGATCGCATCACGATGCGACGACAGGTTGTTCAGGTTTGAGAGGAAAGGTGTACACCTATTTCCGATAATCGTTTTCGGGCTTCGGCCGGAAGTGAACGCCGCGTACACCCGGAAAACATCAAAACGGTGGCACAACGATTTAGATAGTAATTTGTTTCTCCTCAATGTCCTACGCATTGACGCTTTTTTACTCAGGGATCATGGATAGGCGGATTTGATAAGAAAACGTTTAAAAAGGAAACCGTAACGATAAAAACGCAGTCACAAAGTACACGCTTCGAAACAGAAGAAACATTCATTTAAATTGGTTCGAACGACCTGATGACTCTTGAGAATATTGCTTTCCCTTTGGTAATTGCAATTTAGTCGGTATTTATTCAGTTTTCATCGAAGGTacagatgaagaagaagatcTCTTTACGCGCACTGTCTATGGTTGTTAGAAAATTagaaaagtgttcgaatactttttcatATATTGGATAACGAAGATCGTTGACGAATCTTTTTTCATTCTGCATCTGATAAAAAGACAAACATGTTTACattttatatcaatattttcTTAACGTACAAATTTGCCATATCGATTTACAAGTAATTGTAAATAATAAACTCGAAACGATTCATTGATCTACAAATATAATTGTAAAGACTGTTGGACAATTTATTTATAGGACTGCCAATAAATAATATCATGTATCCTGGCGATTTGAAGCATTAATAGTGTTcaccaatttaaaaaaatcaaagGCCAAATTTTTCGACAAACCGTGTGCACCTTTTTCGAACAAGTTTCTcgaaaattgttaaaagatTGTCATTTATTCGTCACGATTGTGCTGGCCATGCGTAGTCAAAAGGTCGATTAATTACGAAGCACCAATACAACGACTAATTTATACTGCCTTTGAAAAAGTACACAAGACGATGTTATTTTACAAAACAGATCAAAataaacctcgattatccgaactaaTCGAAGCAACACGAGCGTTCAGATAATTGAATAATCGCAAACTCACGCTGCAAAACTCGATCTTTGCTGACTAGCATAGTAAAGAGTGTTGTACGCGGTAAGTTTCAGATTGATCCATTTGGTCCTACGGCAATTAGGAAAACAGAGCATCTGAAGTCTCCGATTCTTCTCGATTCCAATCGAAAGCAATGTTCTCAAAAAATGATTCGGCAGCTTGGCTggtaaaccaattgtttcaGCGCCCCGAGAAAATCTGAGAtcgttcgaatcaattcgaagagcATCGATTCCATTTTCAAGCGTGTACTGACCGACACAGTAGTCTCGACCGTGTTAATGGCGGACGAAGGAACCCCCGTAGACTTTTGGTACTCGCGTGCGATTAGAAAAATTTTTTATGAACGACCACTAGGACCTTACTTACGCAATTTGATACATTAGTCgagtatacatattatattttttaatcgcGGCGACGCTCCGCGCGAACGTGTTAATGCGAGCACAGTCGGTGAAGAACGAATCGCGAGACGGAAAGAATCGGGATTCGATCGCGGACAAAAGCTTGTGTTTACATATCCTGTGTTCGACGATACGGGCTAAACGCGTCGCGTAGTATGGTACTTAGCGTGTGTCGCGACCCTGAGCTTCGTTAACACGGGAACCAACATGAAGAGTATATTTTTTCTATGGACGAAATTAGCGAGCGGTCCGATTTAATTAGCTCCTCGCGTTCTTCTCATTTCCCTGTTAACGAGGCCTCTCTCCGCTCGTCGAGCGCGACGGGAAAACGCGAAATGAAAAacgtttctttttccttttatcGAACGTCGACGTTTCGTTTCTGTGATCGATTAAATTTGAACCGCGTTCAGGCGAGCTCGAGGAGCGATTCGATTCTCGCGCGTAGACGCGCGACGATGGAAGACCGTTGCAACGATTGGAAAACAAAAACTATGATTGTATATCCGTAGCTGTCTGTAATCGTTTGTTACTATATACGTTCATCTCCATAAAACGACATGAGACAATAAATATCATAAACACACAGACGTAACACGATCGCGAGATCCACAACCGGAGCATATTGACTACTTAAGTACGTTTAAGGATCATTTCTAAATCGACATTATTTATTCTAGTAGTATTACTTCGATGGGTGCAGTTATTAATTGTTAAGTGTCTAATAGTGGtacttttattataaatatataaatattttttcaagCTGTcagtgtatatgtatattggtACCAATGAAATCGCGACGAACTTTGTATACGCGCCACGGTGAGCCCGGTGTTCGACGTATACTTAGGCCGATCAGAGTGGCAGAAGCAAACTAGACTTGTCGGGGATCATCGGCGATGGTTGCTCGATGATTCGCTGACGTGCGATGAATTTAGGAACATTTTTTTACGATTCACTTGACACGTTGTCGGCGTTTTCAAGAAAATATCTGCTCGAGACGTATCTCCAGCGCGATCTAGGCTCTATCAGAACATTCCCCGGGTTTTTGTTTTTAACTGCACAATGCGCACTCGTCTGCGGTTCGATGCAATTATTACACTGCACAAAAAAAGTGTATACCGTTGTCGCACTGTTCAGTCATTGCCTGTTCTCAGAATCGCAGACGTCGCTTGCCGAGTTGTTCAATTTTCGAGACGCTCAAACGGTTGACGCTTTATTTATTGACAGTGACTATAGCGAATGTGTTGCAAAAAGCTTAAAAATGAGAATTTAACGAGCCGATGTTGTACCACGTTTTGGTAGAACGGATTCCGTTCGGAATCGTAAATATAATTGTTAGAACAATTATTCGTGCTTGCGAAACCGAACGGACGatgtttaaaaattatatatagacATTTATGTAGCACAAATTTTGGAGCCTGCGAAAGAATAGGCATGGTTCTTGTACGATTTACATTTCCCTTGCATACGCTTGAACTTGCCGCctaatttttctttttgtatTAGAATGCCGATCGAGATAATTTCTCGATTAGTATTATACCCCGTGGAAAAAAACATCCTCGATTAATTTGTCTTTGATCTTCGAGGACTGCCGGTAGATAAGATGTTACTGCGCGTTAAACGTGTTCCGTGAAGATCCGAATTAATGGAATTCGTCGGGAATAGAGAGTCCCGACGAAGGACATTATACTGGAATGATTTGGTAGAGTGTAGGTTGATCGAATGATCGAGCGATCGAAAAACCACGTTTACATGTACTTCGTACGGCGGAACAGCCCGCCACGATTGTGTAAACAGAAGGTGCTTGTATCAGTGAAGTGCCTTAGATTTAGTACTGCCAGAACAGGGATCAAGATTTCCGGAAACGATCTCGGTCGGGCTCGGAAATCGGGGACTTGTCTGTACGCAACAGTTTCCTCTATGGCAAACCGAGTTTAAAGGATTTCGATCGGGGGAGGTGTTTTCTAATTGAGTCGATGTTTTCGGATCAGTGTTCCCAATTTGGACACGCGCTGTTCATGTGTCCGACCCGCGCAGCGAAAGCGAGACTCGTTTCCGATAATTTATTAACGTTGTTACAGGCGTTTCCTTTTATATTCTATCCGGCGAATTGGTGTTGTTTGTTACAAAATCCGAGCGATTGCGTTTACTTTTTTTGTAACAAACCGTTCTTTTTTGTCAGCACTGGAAATAAACAGTTTTCTTTTCTTGCAATACGATTGTACACGCCTGTTTGTTCTGTTTGATGTactttattttcaataatatatatatttattgaaaGTAATCGTCTTGGTTGAAATCAATTCTCTTCCACCCAGCGTGCTCGAT is from Megalopta genalis isolate 19385.01 chromosome 4, iyMegGena1_principal, whole genome shotgun sequence and encodes:
- the Hydr2 gene encoding abhydrolase domain-containing protein 2: MSTALLAVFAVILCILFRILNVNSSPQRPLILCKDQTFLTTILKIAPVIAEPYKPTRLWGFSGHVQTIVHSIIGRVRCPWPIGGRVYIGLPDDTTLTYDLYQPLTNDYEDDVTIAICPGICNSSESVYIRTFVHFVQCHGYRCAVLNHVGVLSSVKVTAPRIFSYGHTEDYHVMLQSLIEKHPNTKIVCIGFSLGGNLVTKYLGERGSNKLSNIIGGISICQGYNALEGTKFLLNWQNFRRFYLYIMSESVKSIILKHKHVLLSEEVKQKYNLNERDIISAATLPELDEAYTRKVHNFRSVSEMYKWSSSIFYLDNITTPMVFINALDDPIVPDKLLEPMKEHAKNHSNTIYIELAHGGHLGFYEGGLLYPNPITWLDRTLVSLVGSLTLAHADMSLKAS